From a single Sander vitreus isolate 19-12246 chromosome 2, sanVit1, whole genome shotgun sequence genomic region:
- the c2h17orf67 gene encoding uncharacterized protein C17orf67 homolog, whose product MKKLVVFLLCLVLLTIYTAVSWVDSRQQQQQQQQQQQLWPCVDRAGLIQLPLAGEGERASRAACWGHVLPGSPGTEEDEWALCYLLPPNIHAWMPTLSSRRAFAKQLLRSKRQERPMKAGHPDEPMREHLLHMQVLDQRAQETNLEHWLNPHCYPRCDRNYGHPV is encoded by the exons atgaagaagctGGTGGTGTTTTTGCTGTGCCTGGTCCTGCTGACCATCTACACAG CAGTGAGTTGGGTGGATTCCAG gcagcagcagcagcagcagcagcagcagcagcagctctggcCTTGTGTTGATAGAGCTGGGTTGATCCAGCTTCCTCtggcaggagagggagagagagccagCCGAGCTGCCTGCTGGGGTCACGTGCTGCCTGGCTCTCCGGGGACTGAGGAGGATGAATGGGCACTTTGTTACCTTCTGCCTCCCAATATACACGCCTGG ATGCCAACCCTATCATCAAGGAGAGCTTTCGCAAAGCAGCTGCTCCGCAGCAAGAGGCAGGAACGGCCAATGAAGGCCGGCCACCCCGATGAGCCAATGAGG GAGCATCTGCTCCACATGCAGGTTCTTGATCAGAGGGCCCAGGAGACCAACCTGGAGCACTGGCTAAACCCCCACTGCTACCCTCGCTGTGACAGGAACTACGGACACCCCGTCTGA
- the cbx8b gene encoding chromobox protein homolog 8b, giving the protein MELSAVGERVFAAESIIKRRIRKGRIEYLVKWKGWSPKYSTWEPEENILDSRLFVAFEQRERERELYGPKKRGPKPKTFLLKAQVKAKSYEFRGDAVQGMHITYPTPEPVVTPRAREGLRAVVPTIFPPSTVNRGESVRVRPPELSTREYQHIGPDGLLHVPKKRGPKPKPRFKDSSCSHVVSEPHKRRAEEQVSHSHHKLAKLQGGQETRLIKVSHRHAESHGHKYHQHHHHHHHHHHHLTHNRGISSGSSYKQLYSERNLHPHRTDPDTHRTKDSSTYLAPVHFKHQSKMSQGLSRPAELPQMEKPYFLDRPSPTRLNVDLDEVAWRPSIGNVEKVLVTDVTTNFLTVTIKESSTSKGFFKDKR; this is encoded by the exons ATGGAGCTGTCTGCCGTCGGGGAGAGGGTGTTCGCTGCCGAGTCTATCATCAAACGGAGGATAAGGAAG GGTCGGATTGAATACCTTGTGAAATGGAAAGGCTGGTCTCCCAA ATACAGCACCTGGGAACCAGAGGAGAATATTTTGGACTCCCGCCTGTTTGTCGCTTTTGAGCAGAG GGAGCGTGAAAGGGAGCTCTATGGACCCAAAAAGAGAGGACCAAAACCCAAGACATTTCTGCTTAAG GCTCAGGTTAAAGCCAAATCCTATGAGTTCAGGGGTGATGCAGTCCAAGGGATGCACATCACCTACCCAACCCCCGAGCCTGTTGTCACCCCCAGGGCCAGAGAGGGCCTTAGAGCCGTTGTTCCCACCATCTTCCCACCCAGTACTGTAAACCGTGGAGAAAGCGTACGTGTCCGACCGCCAGAGCTGAGCACCCGTGAGTACCAGCATATCGGTCCAGACGGACTCCTGCACGTACCCAAAAAAAGAGGCCCGAAGCCTAAGCCCCGCTTCAaggacagcagctgcagccatGTGGTCTCTGAACCCCAcaagaggagagcagaggagcagGTGAGCCACAGCCATCACAAACTGGCTAAGCTCCAGGGGGGGCAAGAGACGAGGCTGATCAAAGTGTCCCACAGACATGCAGAGAGCCACGGTCACAAATACCaccagcaccaccaccaccaccaccatcatcatcatcacctcaCACACAACCGGGGAATCTCCAGCGGAAGCTCCTACAAGCAGCTGTACTCGGAGCGCAACCTGCATCCACACAGAACAGACCCGGACACACACAGGACTAAGGACAGCTCCACCTACCTGGCACCTGTGCACTTCAAGCACCAGTCCAAAATGAGCCAGGGCTTGAGTCGCCCTGCTGAGCTTCCACAGATGGAAAAGCCTTACTTCTTGGACAGGCCGTCCCCGACCAGGCTCAACGTCGACTTGGATGAAGTGGCGTGGAGGCCCTCCATCGGCAACGTGGAAAAGGTCTTAGTGACGGACGTGACCACAAACTTCCTGACCGTCACCATCAAGGAAAGCAGCACTTCGAAAGGCTTCTTCAAGGACAAAAGATGA